The following nucleotide sequence is from Chloracidobacterium validum.
CAATGAATTTGACCCGGCGAAGCTCAACGCCGGGCGCGACATTAGTCAAATCAAGGACCAACGCCGCCAAGTCGGCAGCTTCCCTGGCGAAAGCCCGTTTGGCTTGCTCGATATGGCCGGCAACGTCTCCGAGTGGACTGAAAGTGGCTATGACCTCTATCCAGGCAGCCAAGCGGTCGTCAAACCTCAGTTTCAACCACTCAAAATTGTGCGTGGTGGCTGTTTTGCGGATGACGCCCGCAAAACGATGTCCACCCGCCGACTTATGAATGAGCGCACGTTCCGCGACCTCTCGACGGGCTTTCGGTGCGCCAAAGACGTGCCGCCGGCAACGCCCTGAAGCCACCACTCCCGTGCTGTTTCGGAAACGCCCATTGGCCTCGGTTGCCAATGTTGCCACGCCGTTTCCCAGATTGCCCCCATGCCGCGCTTGAAGCTGACGATTGAGTATGACGGCACGGCGTTTGCCGGCTGGCAAACCCAGGCCAACGCGCCGACCATTCAGTCGGCGCTGGCGGCGGCCTTTACGCCACTGCTCGGCCATCCGGCGCAACTGCATGCCGCCGGACGTACCGATGCCGGTGTCCATGCGTTGGGGCAGGTGGTTCACACCGATGTCGCACCGGTGCGCCCACCTGAAACTTGGCGCGCGGCCCTCAATGCCCACTTGCCCGACGACATTCGCGTACGCCAGGTCGAAGTCGTCGGCGCCGATTTTCACGCCCGCAAATCGGCGCGCGCCAAGCTGTACCACTACGCTTTCTGGCGCGGCCAAGTGGAAAGTCCGCGGTGGCGGCGCTACAGCCTGCTGGTTCCGATGCAACTCGATTGGGAAGCCATGCGCGAGGCGTCCGCGTATTTCGTTGGTCGCCATGACTTCGCGCCGTTTAGCGTGGCCGACCGTACCGTCCAAACCTCCATCCGCACCATCCATCGTGTCATGTGGTTTCCACCGCCGGCTGGCGCGGCAACCGACGACCACGACCCGTTGCGCCCGGCGGAACTGGTCGCGGTGGCTTTCCATGGTGACGGTTTTCTGCGCTACCAAGTCCGCCGCATGGTGGGGACTCTGCTTGCCGTTGGGCAGCGGAAGGTGCCGCCGGAGGCGGTTCGCCAGATACTTTGTTTGACAAAGCAGTTTGCCGTCGGACCGACGGCGCCAGCCCAGGGCTTGACGCTCATGCGCGTAGATTACTAGTATGCGCCCGGTTCATAACACACCCGCACCGGCGCTCAAGCGCCGTGATTTTTGGCTAATTTGAGTCACTGAAGCTTGAATGCACGAGTTTGAATCCCTTATCGAACGCGGCTCCCCGGACGATTTCCTTCTGCGCCAGCTCGACCCCAACCGCCTGCCCAGGCACATTGCCATCATTATGGACGGGAACGGACGGTGGGCCAATCGCCAGGGCAAGGCCCGCATTGCCGGCCATCCGGCCGGTGTCGAAGCCGTGCGCACCACCGTTGAAAACTGCGCGCGGCTCGGTATCCCAACCCTGACGCTGTATGCGTTCTCATCCGAAAACTGGCGGCGACCGCGCGTTGAAGTCACGATGCTCATGCGGCTTTTGCAACAGTGCCTCCACCGTGAGGTTCCGCTGCTGAACCGTAACGGCGTTCGGCTCCGCTTCATCGGACGAACGGATGCGCTCTCGGCGGCGGTCCGCAAGGCGCTTGACTATGCGGTTGCAGCCACGGCCAGCAACCAGCGCATGACGCTCAATGTCGCGTTCAATTACGGCGGTCGCGCCGAGATTGTGGATGCCCTGCGCGCCGTAGCCCGTGAATTCATGGGGCTGGGGCGACCGCTTGACCTGATTACGGAAGAAGATGTCGCGCGCCACCTCTACACCGAGAGCGACCCCGACTTGCTCATTCGGACCAGTGGCGAAATGCGTTTGAGCAACTTCCTGCTCTGGCAAATGGCGTACACGGAAATCTTCGTGACCGACACCCTGTGGCCCGACTTCAACCGCACCCACTTGCTGGAAGCGTTAGTGGCCTACCAACGGCGGCAGCGGCGGTTTGGCGGCGTCGAAACGGTTGGCGTTCCGGTGTCGGCGCTGGCATAGTGCGCATGTGATTGACTCAAACGCCCGACGCCAACCAAGCTATCGCATCCATACCGAACAGGGACGCTATTATTTTGCCGCAGGAATTGCGCTGATGTTATCGAGTGTCGCGTTCCGGGTCGGCTATTCGTCGGCTGGCGTCGTCTTGCTGGTTGGGTTTCCGCTTGTATTGCTGGTGGGGCGCATCGAGGTGCTTGTCTTCGACGGCGCCAGCCTGCGTCGCCGTGGGCCCTACGCTTGGCTGCAAGCCAATCTGCTGGGGACGACGACGCAGCTTCCCGTTGCCCAGCTCGAAATCGTTATCACGGAAGTCATTCATCTCCCGTTCAGCCTGACGCGCTACCGGTTTCGGACCATCTTGGCGGGCGCGGGCTTTGAAGCCGTTATTTTCTCAAACACCACCAATTACCAATCGTTTGTCACCGAGCTGTTTGCGGTGCTGGACGAATCGAAACTTGATTTTCATTCGACCGCCTGGCGGCGCTATGGCGCACCATCACCGATAGCCAGCGTCGCCGAACTGCTGGACGACGCGCACATGGCGCAAGTCCCGTCGCCGCTCCTGCGCATCGCCGCGAATCACCTGACACTGATCGGACAACTCAAGCTGGCGCTGCGCTATTTTGGGCACGCCTACGGACGCGACCGTGGCAACCCGCATCTATTGTGTGAAATGGGCTACTTCTTCCGCCGCTTTGCCCTGTCGGAGCATCCCCGGTGGCAGCTCCGTGCGGCGGCCTGCTTGCGGCTGGCGGCGCGGCTGGCGCGACACGAACCGCGCTTACTGGAGCGCATTGGCGAAGCCTACTGCGAGCTGTTTGACTTCGTGCGAGCCGAACGCTGCTTTCGCCGGGCCATCGAAATTGACCGAACGCTGTTTCGAGCCTATACCGGCCTGGCCGAAATTGCCTTTCGGGATGGCCAACTCGCACGGGTCGCACACTACTACTACGCCGCCGCCCACGGCGTGGCAGACGCCGCCCTGCGCCGCCGGGCCCAGCGGGAAGCGCGCTACTATGAGCGCCTGAGCCAAGACGACGACTACCTTGAAGCCGAGGTCCGCCGGATCACCTTCCTGCACCACGTTCGGCAAATGCGCACCGTCGCCGGATACGTTTTTTTCCTGGCCTGGCTGGTCGTCGGCGTTGCCGGGCGGCTGTCACCCGACTTGCAGGACGGCGGACTGGCCATCATGGGGTCTTCCGGGCTGGCCTGGCTGGGCCTTTCGGCCGGACTTCGCTGGCGACGAAAGCGGGCTGACTTACCTGGAACCGTACCGTCGGACTAACCCCGGTTGCCCCCCAACACTTCGGTTCTCAGCCCAACGGGGCGCTCAGGCGGTTAGAGCGGCGCGGGCATAGAAAGCTGTTACTTCCCTGGCCGCGCGCGTCTGGCCGGCTGCCAGTCGCGCCGCGAGCAACGGGATGGCAACCGGCGCAAGCCAGGGCGGACTGGCGCAGTGCGCCGCCATCCCAACGATGGTGTTGAGGGCTGATTCGTCAAGCAAGGTCAGGCCGTCGCCGGTGATGACACGCGGGCATTCATCTGGAGCTTGCGCAACCAGCGTCTTGAGCACGGACGCGACTTCACCCGTCAGCGCCTCCGTAACGGCCTGTGGAAAAGCGTTTGGCTGGGCAAGAAAACCTTGTCCGTGAACCTCCTGCCGGTGCGAAACATTCACAACGAGAACCACTGTCGGCGACTGGACGCTCACGGCACTCGCCAGCGCTTCGAGCGTGGTCGCCGTTGCGATTGGCAGTCCGAGTGGCTGCGCGATGCCCTTGACCGCCGCCAACCCAACCCGGATGCCGGTGAAGCTCCCTGGACCAACCAGTGCGCCCACGGCAGATAGATCAGTTGGCTGAATTCCGACTCGCTCCAGAAGGTACGCAATATCCGCGACCGCCTGGTGCGCACTCGGCTTTTGACTGCGCGCGCCAAACTGCCCGCATAACGTATCGCCACAAACCAGCGCCAGGCTCAAACGGGGTGAGGCCGTATCTACCACAAGCCACCACGTCGTGGGCGTCAGCGTGGTGGGAGAGGCTATCCCGTCCATCGCCATCACGCGCCGGCTGCCTTGACCGCTGGCGATGGTCGCCAGCGCAGCACTGGATGCCGGGCGGCAGTTGTCTCATCCAAACGCCCAAGGCGGGCTTGATGCGGGGCAGTCTTGACGACGTCCGGGCATTCCTCACACTCCCGCGCGATGGCGCGCATGGCTTCGATGAACAGGTCGAGTTCAGCGCGGCTTTCGCTTTCTGTCGGCTCGACCATAATCGCGCCGGGCGCGACCAGCGGAAATGACATCGTCGGTGGATGAAAGCCATAGTCAATCAGACGCTTGGCGATGTCGCCATTGCGAATGCCATAGGCTTGCTGCCGCCGGTCGTTGAAGACGACTTCGTGCAGCACGGGTCCGTCAAACGGCACGTCATAGTCAGCTTGCAAGTGGTGCTTGACGTAGTTGGCATTGAGGACGGCCGTTTCGGTCGCGGCGCGGAGACCCTCGGCCCCAAGCGCCCGAATATAGGCCAGCGCGCGCACCATCATCCCAAAGTTGCCATAGTAGGCTTTGACACGCCCAACCGAATGCGGGCGGTCATGGTCGAAGACAACCGTCGTTTCATCCACGCGCCGCAACGTCGGGTAGGGCAAGTAAGGTTCCAGCTCGTGGCTGACGGCGACCGGACCACAGCCCGGCCCACCGCCACCGTGTGGCGTCGAGAAGGTCTTGTGCAAGTTGAGGTGCATGACATCTACCCCCATGTCACCCGGACGCGCCACCCCAACGAGTGCGTTCATGTTCGCGCCATCCATATAGACAAAGCCGCCGCGTGCGTGGATCAGCTCGCAGGCTTTGGCGATGTCTTCCTCGAACAGCCCCAGCGTGTTGGGATTCGTAATCATCAGCCCGGCGACGTCGTCCGTCATCGCTTTGTCGAGGGCCGCCAAGTCAAGCAATCCGTTTTTCTTTGAAATCAGCGTGATGACTTTGTAGCCACACATGACGGCGCTGGCCGGGTTTGTTCCGTGCGCGGCGTCAGGGATCAGGACATACCGGCGGGCATTGCCACGCGCCGTCAATGCCGCGCGAATCATCATCATGCCGGTCAGCTCACCGTGCGCGCCGGCCGTCGGCTGAAGTGAAACGGCGGCCAATCCGGTGATTTCACACAGGGCTTCCTCGAGCTGCTTCATCAACAGCAAGTTGCCTCGCACCGCCGTTTCTGGCGCAAGCGGGTGCGATTGGGCAAAGCCCGGCAGCCGCGCCGCCCACTCATTGATCTTGGGGTTGTACTTCATCGTACACGAGCCAAGCGGGAACATGCCGGTGTCCGTGCCGTAGTTCCACGTGGAAAGCCGCGTGTAATGCCGGACGACTTCAGGCTCGGTGAGTTCCGGCATGTCGGCGAGATCGTCCCGGCGTAGCAAATGGGAGGGAATCAGCCCGGTGGGATCAAC
It contains:
- the truA gene encoding tRNA pseudouridine(38-40) synthase TruA encodes the protein MPRLKLTIEYDGTAFAGWQTQANAPTIQSALAAAFTPLLGHPAQLHAAGRTDAGVHALGQVVHTDVAPVRPPETWRAALNAHLPDDIRVRQVEVVGADFHARKSARAKLYHYAFWRGQVESPRWRRYSLLVPMQLDWEAMREASAYFVGRHDFAPFSVADRTVQTSIRTIHRVMWFPPPAGAATDDHDPLRPAELVAVAFHGDGFLRYQVRRMVGTLLAVGQRKVPPEAVRQILCLTKQFAVGPTAPAQGLTLMRVDY
- a CDS encoding isoprenyl transferase; this encodes MHEFESLIERGSPDDFLLRQLDPNRLPRHIAIIMDGNGRWANRQGKARIAGHPAGVEAVRTTVENCARLGIPTLTLYAFSSENWRRPRVEVTMLMRLLQQCLHREVPLLNRNGVRLRFIGRTDALSAAVRKALDYAVAATASNQRMTLNVAFNYGGRAEIVDALRAVAREFMGLGRPLDLITEEDVARHLYTESDPDLLIRTSGEMRLSNFLLWQMAYTEIFVTDTLWPDFNRTHLLEALVAYQRRQRRFGGVETVGVPVSALA
- a CDS encoding tetratricopeptide repeat protein; the protein is MIDSNARRQPSYRIHTEQGRYYFAAGIALMLSSVAFRVGYSSAGVVLLVGFPLVLLVGRIEVLVFDGASLRRRGPYAWLQANLLGTTTQLPVAQLEIVITEVIHLPFSLTRYRFRTILAGAGFEAVIFSNTTNYQSFVTELFAVLDESKLDFHSTAWRRYGAPSPIASVAELLDDAHMAQVPSPLLRIAANHLTLIGQLKLALRYFGHAYGRDRGNPHLLCEMGYFFRRFALSEHPRWQLRAAACLRLAARLARHEPRLLERIGEAYCELFDFVRAERCFRRAIEIDRTLFRAYTGLAEIAFRDGQLARVAHYYYAAAHGVADAALRRRAQREARYYERLSQDDDYLEAEVRRITFLHHVRQMRTVAGYVFFLAWLVVGVAGRLSPDLQDGGLAIMGSSGLAWLGLSAGLRWRRKRADLPGTVPSD
- the tsaB gene encoding tRNA (adenosine(37)-N6)-threonylcarbamoyltransferase complex dimerization subunit type 1 TsaB; the protein is MAMDGIASPTTLTPTTWWLVVDTASPRLSLALVCGDTLCGQFGARSQKPSAHQAVADIAYLLERVGIQPTDLSAVGALVGPGSFTGIRVGLAAVKGIAQPLGLPIATATTLEALASAVSVQSPTVVLVVNVSHRQEVHGQGFLAQPNAFPQAVTEALTGEVASVLKTLVAQAPDECPRVITGDGLTLLDESALNTIVGMAAHCASPPWLAPVAIPLLAARLAAGQTRAAREVTAFYARAALTA
- the gcvPB gene encoding aminomethyl-transferring glycine dehydrogenase subunit GcvPB, whose protein sequence is MPLPTTPRIKKASAHISQNENLIFENSRPGGRAYHLPPSDVPEVDPTGLIPSHLLRRDDLADMPELTEPEVVRHYTRLSTWNYGTDTGMFPLGSCTMKYNPKINEWAARLPGFAQSHPLAPETAVRGNLLLMKQLEEALCEITGLAAVSLQPTAGAHGELTGMMMIRAALTARGNARRYVLIPDAAHGTNPASAVMCGYKVITLISKKNGLLDLAALDKAMTDDVAGLMITNPNTLGLFEEDIAKACELIHARGGFVYMDGANMNALVGVARPGDMGVDVMHLNLHKTFSTPHGGGGPGCGPVAVSHELEPYLPYPTLRRVDETTVVFDHDRPHSVGRVKAYYGNFGMMVRALAYIRALGAEGLRAATETAVLNANYVKHHLQADYDVPFDGPVLHEVVFNDRRQQAYGIRNGDIAKRLIDYGFHPPTMSFPLVAPGAIMVEPTESESRAELDLFIEAMRAIARECEECPDVVKTAPHQARLGRLDETTAARHPVLRWRPSPAVKAAGA